The Petropleomorpha daqingensis genome includes a window with the following:
- a CDS encoding AAA family ATPase, giving the protein MPLQVFTAVTGAAWESALVGALDRADHGVAVVRRCVDVSELLAAAATGTGQAALLSADLRRLDGDAVAHLEAAGVAVVGLVDPGDERAVERLRRLGVTHVLPADAEPEAIAQALREAVAGAPAGSLGVADPRTALPLLGVPAQPEDRPAGRGRIVAVWGPLGAPGRTTVAVGVADEASRLGVSTLLVDADVYGGVVAQVLGLLDESPGLAGAARQASVGTLDGAALARLAWTVRPHLRVLTGLARADRWPELRPRAVSAVLDEGRRLAELTVVDCSFCLEEDEELSFDTAAPRRNGATLAVLEAADTVLCVSGADPVALQRTVRALGELREVLPDVEPVVVINQVRRGPVPGDARAEIAEALERFAGRDVRFFLPADRRATDAALASGRTLAEVAAGSPLRTALRSLASVVAGVPEPATKRRLRTGRRAG; this is encoded by the coding sequence ATGCCGCTGCAGGTCTTCACCGCCGTCACGGGCGCCGCGTGGGAGTCCGCCCTCGTGGGTGCGCTCGACCGGGCCGACCACGGGGTGGCGGTCGTGCGCCGCTGCGTCGACGTCTCCGAGCTGCTGGCCGCCGCGGCGACCGGAACCGGCCAGGCTGCGCTGCTCTCGGCGGACCTGCGTCGGCTCGACGGGGACGCCGTCGCCCACCTCGAGGCCGCCGGCGTCGCTGTGGTCGGCCTGGTGGACCCGGGCGACGAGCGTGCGGTGGAGCGACTGCGCCGGCTCGGCGTGACCCACGTGCTGCCCGCCGACGCCGAGCCGGAGGCCATCGCCCAGGCGCTGCGCGAGGCGGTCGCCGGAGCACCCGCCGGCTCGCTGGGTGTCGCCGACCCTCGGACGGCGTTGCCGCTGCTCGGGGTGCCGGCGCAGCCCGAGGACCGGCCTGCCGGGCGCGGACGGATCGTGGCGGTCTGGGGTCCGCTCGGGGCGCCGGGGCGCACGACCGTCGCCGTCGGGGTGGCCGACGAGGCGTCCCGGCTCGGCGTCTCGACGCTGCTGGTGGACGCGGACGTGTACGGCGGCGTGGTCGCGCAGGTCCTGGGTCTGCTCGACGAGTCGCCGGGGCTCGCGGGCGCGGCGCGGCAGGCGTCGGTGGGCACCCTCGACGGCGCCGCCCTCGCGCGGCTCGCCTGGACCGTCCGCCCCCACCTGCGGGTGCTCACCGGTCTCGCCCGCGCCGATCGCTGGCCCGAGCTGCGGCCGCGGGCGGTGAGCGCGGTGCTCGACGAGGGCCGCCGACTGGCCGAGCTCACCGTCGTCGACTGCTCGTTCTGCCTGGAGGAGGACGAGGAGCTGTCCTTCGACACGGCCGCTCCGCGCCGCAACGGCGCCACCCTCGCCGTGCTGGAAGCAGCCGACACGGTGCTCTGCGTCAGCGGGGCGGATCCGGTCGCCCTGCAGCGGACGGTCCGGGCACTGGGGGAGCTGCGCGAGGTGCTGCCCGACGTCGAGCCGGTCGTGGTGATCAACCAGGTGCGCCGCGGACCGGTGCCGGGGGACGCGCGGGCCGAGATCGCGGAGGCGCTCGAGCGCTTCGCCGGGCGCGACGTGCGGTTCTTCCTCCCCGCGGACCGCCGGGCGACCGATGCCGCGCTCGCCTCCGGGCGGACCCTGGCGGAGGTGGCGGCCGGCTCCCCGCTGCGCACCGCCCTGCGCTCGCTCGCCTCGGTGGTCGCGGGGGTGCCCGAACCGGCCACGAAACGGCGACTCCGGACGGGGCGCCGGGCGGGCTGA
- a CDS encoding SAF domain-containing protein — protein MTAVRTAPPPLTPAEAPPGPTPRRVRPPQWLDLRLVLGLLLVLGSVLLGARVVSAADATVPVWAAAGDLAAGTVLTADDLVAVDVRLDDAAPSYLSTRTQPEGRTLSRAVSAGELLPRSTLAEAGELVQLALPVQAGYVPPSLARGQLVDVYAVADPAAGATAVADGSVTPVVTSAPVQAISGRSEGVLSTPTTTVQVVVSVAADEATDVLSAIGGRPLVVVVHDSVDAGSGD, from the coding sequence GTGACCGCCGTCCGGACCGCACCGCCCCCGCTCACGCCTGCCGAGGCGCCGCCCGGGCCGACGCCGCGACGCGTGCGCCCGCCGCAGTGGCTCGATCTGCGGCTCGTGCTCGGGCTGCTCCTGGTGCTCGGCTCGGTGCTGCTCGGCGCGCGTGTGGTCTCCGCCGCGGACGCCACCGTGCCGGTCTGGGCGGCCGCGGGTGACCTCGCCGCCGGCACGGTGCTCACCGCCGACGACCTCGTGGCCGTCGACGTGCGGCTGGACGACGCCGCGCCCTCCTACCTCTCGACCAGGACCCAGCCGGAGGGGCGCACGCTGTCACGCGCGGTCTCGGCAGGCGAGCTGCTCCCGCGGTCGACCCTGGCCGAGGCGGGCGAGCTGGTGCAGCTGGCCCTTCCCGTTCAGGCGGGATACGTGCCGCCGAGCCTCGCGCGCGGGCAGCTGGTCGACGTCTACGCGGTCGCGGACCCGGCGGCGGGGGCGACCGCGGTGGCGGACGGCTCGGTGACCCCGGTCGTGACGTCGGCGCCGGTGCAGGCGATCTCCGGTCGCAGCGAGGGGGTGCTGTCCACGCCGACGACCACGGTGCAGGTCGTGGTGTCGGTGGCGGCGGACGAGGCCACTGACGTGCTCTCGGCGATCGGCGGGCGTCCTCTGGTCGTGGTGGTGCACGACTCCGTCGACGCGGGTTCGGGCGACTGA
- a CDS encoding helix-turn-helix domain-containing protein: MPTPRFLTLDDVAEILNVSWSQAYALVRRKELIAIQIGGRGQWRVEVDELERFIQQKYAEARAGAVPPEPAAPEK; the protein is encoded by the coding sequence ATGCCCACCCCTCGCTTCCTGACCCTCGATGACGTCGCGGAGATCCTCAACGTGTCGTGGTCGCAGGCGTATGCGCTGGTCCGGCGCAAGGAGCTGATCGCCATCCAGATCGGCGGCCGCGGTCAGTGGCGCGTCGAGGTCGACGAGCTCGAGCGCTTCATCCAGCAGAAGTACGCCGAGGCTCGCGCCGGCGCCGTCCCGCCGGAGCCCGCGGCACCGGAGAAGTAG
- a CDS encoding LysM peptidoglycan-binding domain-containing protein: protein MSTRRLGVTTLGMALVGVVLAHLGPDETALRAALAHPQRVADTAGPDTVVLAWAAALAWVVWAWGGLGLGLTAASAIPGLLGSVARTLLRGLLPAGARRAAAVALGLGLGLGLTTPAFASAESVPVSAPDWPGAEPAEPAPDWPAPTDGDHVVVRGDCLWDIAAAHLGAAPDSPPTAAGIAEAVGAWWTANRSVIGPDPDLLLPGQVLHPPGRD from the coding sequence ATGTCGACACGGCGACTGGGCGTCACGACGCTCGGGATGGCGCTCGTCGGCGTGGTCCTCGCCCACCTCGGCCCCGACGAGACCGCCCTGCGCGCAGCACTCGCCCATCCGCAGCGCGTCGCGGACACCGCCGGGCCCGACACCGTCGTCCTCGCCTGGGCGGCCGCGCTGGCCTGGGTCGTCTGGGCCTGGGGCGGGCTCGGTCTCGGGCTCACCGCGGCGAGCGCGATCCCCGGCCTGCTCGGGAGCGTGGCCCGCACGCTGCTCCGCGGCCTCCTTCCGGCCGGTGCCCGGCGCGCCGCCGCCGTCGCTCTCGGTCTCGGTCTCGGTCTCGGCCTCACCACCCCGGCTTTCGCGTCGGCGGAGTCGGTCCCGGTCAGCGCGCCCGACTGGCCGGGGGCAGAGCCCGCCGAACCCGCCCCCGACTGGCCCGCCCCCACCGACGGCGACCACGTCGTCGTCCGGGGCGACTGCCTCTGGGACATCGCCGCCGCGCACCTGGGCGCCGCCCCTGACTCCCCACCCACCGCCGCCGGGATCGCCGAGGCCGTCGGCGCGTGGTGGACCGCGAACCGATCGGTCATCGGCCCCGACCCCGACCTGCTCCTCCCCGGGCAGGTCCTGCATCCCCCAGGGCGCGACTGA